TGCTGATCAGCTTGATGAGGATCGTATTGGCCTTGGCCATGGTCTTGTCTTTGCTCTGCTCTGCGCGGAATGCGCGTGAGGGCGCCGGGCCGGAGGCCGGTGCTGGAATGGAGTGGCGGTTCTAGCGCCCCCGCCCAGGACGTCAACCCTTTGCGTCAACCCTTTCGTTTGCGCCCGCCGCGCATGCGGGCCGGCGCGCCGCCCATCATCAGTTCGAAGACGAGGCTGCCGGTCTGGGCATTGGCCTCGCGCAGCCGGGCCTCCACCTCGTCGGCCAGGCGGATCACCTGGCGGGAATGGCGGCCCACCACGCTGCGCTTGTCCTCCGAGACGATCCAATGGTCCTGCGGCAGCGCCTTCATCGGAACGAAGCCCGAGGCGCCGGTCTCGGTGAGCGTGACGAAGACGCCGAAGGCGTGGATGCCCGAGACCCGCGCGGCGAAGGTCGCCCCCACCCTGTCCGCCAGATAGGCGGCGAGGTAGCGGTCCACCGCGTCCCGCTCGGCCGCGGCGGCGCGGCGCTCGGTCGCGGTGATATGCTCGGCCGTCTCGGGGAATCGGGCGGTCTCGGGCTCGGAGAGGCCGTCGGCTCCCAGCTTGAGGCCCCGGATCAGGGCGCGATGCACGAGAAGATCGGCGTAGCGGCGGATGGGCGAGGTGAAATGGGCGTAGCGCGGCAGGGCCAGGCCGAAATGGCCGATATTGTCGGGGTCGTAGGCCGCCTGGGACTGGCTGCGCAGCACCGTCTCATTGACCATCCGCGCCTCCGGCATCTCCTTCACCTTGTCCAGCAGGCGCTGGAAATCGCGCGGCTGGAGCTGGCCCACAGGGTTGAGCGAGAGGCCGAGTGTCGCCAGGAACTCCTTCAGGGAGTTGTATTTCTCCTCCGAGGGTGGCGCATGGATGCGGTACATGCAGGGCTGTCCCAGCCGCTCCAGCTCCTCCGCCGCGCAGACATTGGCGGCGACCATGAACTCCTCGATGAGGCGGTGGCTGTCGAGCCGGGCGCGGGGAATGACGGCGGTGACATTGCCTTCGGCGTCCAGCATGACGCGCCGCTCGGGCAGGTCGAGATCGAGCGTGCCGCGCCGCTCGCGCGCCGAGAGCAGGGCGCGGAAGGCGCCGTAGAGGCGCCCCACATGGCCTTCGGGGACGCTCTCCAGCTCCCCGCCGGCATCCTGCAGCGCCTGGATCTGCTCATAGGTCGTGCGAGCGAAGCTGCGCATCAGGCCGCGGCCGAATTTGTGCCGCGTCTTGGTGCCGGAGCCGTCGAAATGCATCTCGACGAAGAGGCAGCCGCGCTCCTCCTGCGGCTTCAGGCTGCACCAGCCATTGGAGAGCGCCTCGGGCAGCATGGGCACGACGCGGTCGGGGAAATAGACGGAATTGCCGCGCGCCCAGGCGTCCCGGTCCAGCGCGGAACCCGGCGTCACATAATGCGCCACATCGGCGATGGCGACGACGACCTTCCAGCCATCCCCCTCCGGTTCGGCGAAGACGGCGTCGTCGAAGTCCCGCGCATCCTCGCCGTCAATGGTGATCAGCGGCATCTCGCGCAGGTCGGTCCGCTTGGCGAGCGGCAAGGCGCGGGCGCGCTCGGCCTGCTCCTCCGCCTCGGCGGTGAAGAGTTCCGGGATGCCATGGGCATGGATGCAGATGAGCGAGACCGAGCGCGGCTCGCCCAGCCTGCCCAGGCGCTCAACGATGCGCGCCGGGCGCAGGCCGAAGCCGGTCGAGGGCAGCGACTCGGCCAGGACGATCTCACCGCCATGGGCGCCGCCCGTCTCGCCCGGGGGCACGGTCCATTCGGCCTTCTGGCGCCTGTCGGTCGGGATGATGCGGCCATCCTGGAACACGCCCAGGATGCGGCGGCGGTCTTCCACGGCGCCGAGGCGCTTGAGGGTGCGGCCCTCGTATTTCTCGCCGGTGATGTGGCGCAGCTTCGCCAGCACGCGCTCGCCGGCGGCCAGCGCGGTCTGCCCGCGCCGCTCGGGGTGCATGTAGATCACCGGCCGGCCCTCGCCCTCCCAGCCGACGGGCCGGGCGATCGGGTCGCCATCGGGATCGGTGCCGAAGACCTCCACCACCGCAGTCTCGGGCAGGCGGGTGGGGCGTGGGCGGGGCGCTTCCTCCGGCGCCTCGGCCTCGATGCGCCGGGGGAGGCGGCCGCGCGCGGGCGGGCCGTTGCGGTCGGGCGGCGTGCCGCGATCCGTCTTGGTGAAGGCGCGGCCGGGGGCGGCCGGCTTGAATCGCTGGCCGGGGGCGACATTGGGCGGCGGGGCGGCCACGGGCACGGGCGCGCCAGCCGCTTCGCCCGCGAAGGTGCGCTTGCCGACGGGCTTTGCGCTGCCGTCGAACTTCATCTCGGAGAGCAGCTGACGCAGGGCTGGGCGCTGTTCGGTGTGCAGGCCGAAATGCCGGGCGATCTCACTCTTGCCGACGCGCCCACCCATGCTGGTCAGGAACAGCTTCAGATCGGCCTTGCTTGGCAGGGGCGCGCCCTTGGGGGCGGATTTGACCTTGGCCCGGCCGGTCTTCGCCTTGGGCGGTGGCGGCGGCGCGGAGAGGCCATCCGCCCGGCGCTTGGCGTTGGACTTGCGGGCCTTCTGCCCCTTCGCCGGAGGCCCGCTGCGCGGCATCTCAGCCGCCCGCCTTGGTCTTGACGGCGGGCTTTTTCGCGGGTGCCTTCTTCGCCGCGGGCTTCTTCGCGGCCGGCTTCTTGGCGGGTGCGGCCTTCTTGGCCGGCGCCGCCTTCTTCACGGCGGGCGCCGGGGCCTCGGCCCTCTTCGGCGCGGCCTTCTTCGCCGGGGCCTTCTTGCCCCCCTTGCCCTTGAGCGGGGGCAATTCCTTGCCCTTCTCGGCGAGGATGGCGATGCCTTCCTCCAGCGTCACCGCCTCCATCTCCGTGCCGCGCGGCAGGTTGGCGACGCGCGTGCCGTGCATGAGGTAGGGGCCGAAGCGCCCGCGCCGCACCTCGACGATGCCGCCCTTGGGATGCTCGCCCAGCGTGACACCGCGCGGCTTGGCGCTGGCCATGAGGTCCACGGCCCGATTCAGCCCGATGGTCAGCGGGTCATCGTCGCGGTCCAGCGATTTGCTGAGCGCGCCCATCTTCAGATAGGGCCCGAAACGGCCGAGATTCGAGGTGATCTCCTCGCCCGTCTCCGGATGCAGCCCCACCACGCGCGGCATGGAGAGCAGCGCGAGCCCCGACTCCAGCGTCATCGTCTCGGGATCCATCCCGCGCGAGAGGCTGGCGCGCTTGGGCTTGGTGGGCTTGCCCTTGGCGTCCACGCCGGGCTCGCCCAGCTGGGCATAGATGCCGTAGGGGCCGCGCCGCAGCGAGACCTCCAGGCCGGTCACCGGGTCGGTGCCCAGCACGCGCACGCCATCGGCCAGCGCACCGCCGCCCTCGCCCTCGCCGCCCGGTACGGCCAGCGGCCGGGTGTAGCGGCATTCCGGATAGTTGGAGCAGCCGATGAAGGCGCCG
This region of Sediminicoccus rosea genomic DNA includes:
- the rnr gene encoding ribonuclease R, which gives rise to MPRSGPPAKGQKARKSNAKRRADGLSAPPPPPKAKTGRAKVKSAPKGAPLPSKADLKLFLTSMGGRVGKSEIARHFGLHTEQRPALRQLLSEMKFDGSAKPVGKRTFAGEAAGAPVPVAAPPPNVAPGQRFKPAAPGRAFTKTDRGTPPDRNGPPARGRLPRRIEAEAPEEAPRPRPTRLPETAVVEVFGTDPDGDPIARPVGWEGEGRPVIYMHPERRGQTALAAGERVLAKLRHITGEKYEGRTLKRLGAVEDRRRILGVFQDGRIIPTDRRQKAEWTVPPGETGGAHGGEIVLAESLPSTGFGLRPARIVERLGRLGEPRSVSLICIHAHGIPELFTAEAEEQAERARALPLAKRTDLREMPLITIDGEDARDFDDAVFAEPEGDGWKVVVAIADVAHYVTPGSALDRDAWARGNSVYFPDRVVPMLPEALSNGWCSLKPQEERGCLFVEMHFDGSGTKTRHKFGRGLMRSFARTTYEQIQALQDAGGELESVPEGHVGRLYGAFRALLSARERRGTLDLDLPERRVMLDAEGNVTAVIPRARLDSHRLIEEFMVAANVCAAEELERLGQPCMYRIHAPPSEEKYNSLKEFLATLGLSLNPVGQLQPRDFQRLLDKVKEMPEARMVNETVLRSQSQAAYDPDNIGHFGLALPRYAHFTSPIRRYADLLVHRALIRGLKLGADGLSEPETARFPETAEHITATERRAAAAERDAVDRYLAAYLADRVGATFAARVSGIHAFGVFVTLTETGASGFVPMKALPQDHWIVSEDKRSVVGRHSRQVIRLADEVEARLREANAQTGSLVFELMMGGAPARMRGGRKRKG